The Barnesiella propionica genome has a window encoding:
- a CDS encoding S8 family serine peptidase: MKKHFLFIFLAFITTVYAQMPAKFTSNTILDMMNISAPPSSAKAKKAFTPGEKITAYLKYNNESCIDTLKQLGITIRTVTPSVITAVIPVSAMEEAANLQGIDCIQTSQTVKFQMDSARVATRVDDVQAAKDPIETPFLGKGVLVGVIDGGVDFTHPDFYTSDRETLRIKRVWVQGDNSGTAPENFGYGSEYKTPESITTKGTDYSYFSHGSHVMGIAAGADTINNPYYGVAREADLAFSTFESIDAGITDAIKYIYDYADEQEIPAVINMSLGTEMGPHDGTSLRDIMADEMAGEGRILVGAAGNNGLVDMHISKTFTLEDDTLFAGVAFLEGFSGVGEIQVWGDEGKSFKINVCTVDKETMRPVYKSRTFDASKSFSGSITLQKPFDQSSGFFSIVTQTSPLNNKPMAHLQLGIDEYKPNKVIGLIIIGEPGTTVHAWANENYCCFKQFLPNMDIPDNKFGVCEIGGTGKKIITVASYSTKTEIKALNGDVINSGFPIYDIAPYSNHGPSTDGRMKPDIAAPGSYIISAFNSFESNNISRVSKGTWNGKDYFYGVYQGTSMASPHVAGIIATWLQAYPKLTPDMIREVLSETAVKDAYTGDDNNNTWGYGKIDAYNGLVYILKKYTSQTDIISKNINNSWIGNRINNKLHILYFKPTPATYVNVYTDKGILVLSETVKNKACGDEYILDLSDKEKGLYLVTVISADKKETFKYLNNK; this comes from the coding sequence ATTTATAACGACAGTTTATGCTCAAATGCCTGCAAAATTCACATCCAACACTATATTGGATATGATGAACATCAGTGCTCCGCCCAGCTCGGCAAAAGCAAAAAAAGCTTTTACTCCCGGAGAAAAAATCACAGCCTATCTGAAATACAATAATGAAAGCTGTATCGACACTCTGAAGCAATTAGGCATAACGATCAGAACGGTCACTCCCAGTGTAATTACAGCCGTTATTCCGGTCAGTGCTATGGAAGAAGCTGCGAACCTACAGGGCATAGATTGCATACAGACATCGCAAACCGTTAAATTTCAGATGGATTCTGCAAGAGTAGCTACCCGTGTTGACGATGTGCAGGCGGCTAAAGATCCTATCGAAACTCCGTTCCTGGGAAAAGGTGTGCTGGTCGGAGTCATTGACGGGGGAGTAGACTTCACTCATCCGGACTTTTACACATCCGACAGAGAAACATTACGAATCAAACGGGTCTGGGTACAGGGAGATAATAGCGGTACGGCACCGGAGAATTTCGGCTACGGCTCGGAATATAAGACACCAGAGAGTATTACCACAAAAGGAACCGATTACAGCTACTTCTCACATGGCAGCCATGTAATGGGAATCGCTGCCGGAGCCGATACGATAAATAATCCTTATTATGGAGTAGCCCGCGAGGCCGATCTGGCCTTCTCCACGTTTGAAAGTATAGATGCAGGTATCACCGATGCGATAAAATACATCTACGATTATGCCGATGAACAAGAAATTCCTGCCGTAATAAACATGAGTTTAGGAACCGAAATGGGACCGCATGACGGAACTTCCCTCCGCGACATCATGGCAGATGAAATGGCCGGAGAAGGACGTATCCTTGTCGGTGCCGCCGGCAACAACGGACTGGTAGACATGCATATCTCAAAAACTTTTACACTGGAAGACGATACCTTATTTGCAGGAGTCGCCTTTCTGGAAGGATTCTCTGGTGTCGGAGAAATACAAGTATGGGGAGATGAAGGGAAAAGCTTTAAAATAAACGTATGCACCGTCGATAAAGAAACCATGCGGCCAGTTTATAAAAGCCGTACATTCGACGCCTCTAAATCATTCAGCGGTTCTATCACTTTACAAAAGCCATTTGACCAGTCAAGCGGCTTTTTTAGTATAGTCACACAAACAAGCCCGCTAAACAACAAGCCTATGGCCCACCTGCAACTGGGCATCGACGAATATAAACCGAACAAGGTTATCGGACTTATCATCATCGGGGAACCCGGAACCACTGTTCATGCATGGGCTAACGAAAACTACTGCTGTTTCAAGCAATTTTTACCTAATATGGATATTCCTGATAATAAATTCGGAGTTTGTGAAATCGGAGGAACCGGTAAAAAAATTATTACGGTAGCTTCTTACAGTACAAAAACCGAAATAAAAGCGCTGAACGGTGACGTCATTAACTCAGGATTTCCTATTTACGATATCGCTCCCTATTCTAATCACGGTCCTTCTACCGACGGAAGGATGAAACCAGATATTGCCGCCCCCGGAAGCTATATCATTTCGGCGTTCAACAGTTTCGAAAGTAACAACATCTCGCGTGTATCAAAAGGGACATGGAACGGAAAAGATTATTTCTACGGAGTATATCAGGGAACATCCATGGCATCTCCCCACGTAGCCGGAATAATCGCCACATGGCTCCAGGCTTATCCGAAACTAACCCCGGACATGATACGGGAAGTCCTGAGCGAAACAGCCGTTAAAGATGCTTATACCGGAGACGATAACAATAATACGTGGGGATACGGAAAAATAGATGCATATAACGGGCTGGTCTATATTCTGAAAAAATATACTTCGCAAACAGATATTATTTCAAAAAACATTAACAATAGCTGGATAGGCAACAGGATCAACAATAAGCTGCATATTTTGTATTTCAAACCAACTCCCGCCACTTATGTAAACGTATATACCGATAAAGGAATATTAGTTTTGTCCGAAACAGTCAAAAACAAAGCGTGCGGAGACGAATATATACTGGACTTGTCGGACAAAGAAAAAGGGCTTTATTTGGTTACGGTAATATCCGCAGACAAAAAAGAGACATTTAAATACTTAAACAACAAATAA